The Lepidochelys kempii isolate rLepKem1 chromosome 2, rLepKem1.hap2, whole genome shotgun sequence genomic interval tcccacagtattcttgtcagcaagttaaagaagtatgggctggatgaatgcactagaaggtgggtagaaagttggctagattgtcgggctcaacgggtagtgatcaatggctccatgtctagttggcagccggtgtcaagtggagtgccccaggggtcggtcctggggccggttttgttcaatatcttcataaatgatctggaggatggtgtggattgcactctcagcaaatttgcggatgatactaaactaggaggagtggtagatacgctggagggcagggataggatacagagggacctagacaaattggaggattgggccaaaagaaatctgatgagtttcaataaggataagtgcagggtcctgcacttaggacggaagaacctaatgcaccgctacagaccagggaccgaatggctaggcagcagttctgcggaaaaggacctaggggtgacagtggacgagaagctggatatgagtcagcagtgtgcccttgttgccaagaaggccaatggcattttgggatgtataagtaggggcatagcgagtagatcgagggacgtgatcgtccccctctattcgacattggtgaggcctcatctggagtactgtgtccagttttgggccccacactacaagaaggatgtggataaattggagagagtccagcgaagggcaacaaaaattattaggggtctggaacacatgacttatgaggaaaggctgagggaactcggattgtttagtctgcagaagagaagaatgaggggggatttgatagctgctttcaactacctgagaggtggttccagagaggatggttctagactattctcagtggtagaagaggacaggacaaggagtaatgctctcaagttgcagtgggggaggtttaggttggatattaggaaattttttttcactaggagggtggtgaaacactggaatgcgttacctagggaggtggtagaatctccttccttagaagtttttaaggtcaggcttgacaaagccctggctgggatgatttaattggggattggtcctgctttgagcagggggttggactagatgacctcctgaggtcccttccaaccctgatattctatgattctatgataaggtgAAAATTCAAGAGTGTCTCACTGAAATGATTTTGTCAGTATGACTTTAATTTCAGCCCAGCTAAACACAGACTTGCTACTGAGGGATGTCAGAGAAGCAAAAGAAAGTACCACTAATCAATGCAATAACTAAACCAGTGGTTTATAGTTTGGCTAGCACGTAAATATCTCAAACAAATTATGGCTATTGTGGTCATGTTCTTTACATATATCCTAAATAAGGGGCTGTGTcaaatgacagaattaaggatTACTCTCTCTGCTGTCTTCCAAGTACTTTGCTATAAAAATCACACTGGGATTCTTTCCAAGAATACTGATGTGGGGGCTCTTCATGGCCACTGCTAGATagccctgctgcagtcctggCCTGAGAACAGGTTTTCAACCTATCAAAATTGCCTGGGATTAGTAAAGCAGTCTTctccccccacttgctgcccGTGTCTCCTTCTTTGAAATACTTTATGAAGAATGCACATACCCAACAACATAAGCAGAGGTAAGGCTTTGCACAATAGCagaaaataaatctttaaaacAAATCATAGTCTCTGAGGCTCTTGGGTACTTTTTTTATAACAAAATAGGAATAGCTACTTAAAAGTAGAGATTCAGGATGCATGTTGCCCTAATTAGTTCTTGTCATTATTTTAggcttgatccaactcccattgcagtcaatgagaATCTTTGCAGTGACTTTAATGGAAGATAGATCAGCCATACTGTCTGTTATGCTTACTCTCTTTATTCCCTTGGTTTCTTATTTACTCTCTTGAAAATAGAAGaggaatacattaaaaaaatgtaaaagatggGATAGTGCATTGGGCTTTCACCTTTGGCAACCTGGGTtgttctttttatatttatttatttgaaagtctttattgtttttttatattgttAATCCAAAAATGATAGGGTGCGGGTCATTggaaagagagaaagaactgGCAGCAAGCAtaaaagagaaaggaagaagtTGGGTGGTCCACAAGGTATTCAATGAATGGCAATCAAATAAAATGAAAGTGTGACACAGAGCTTTACAGTATATAACTATAGATTATTGACCACACGTGTCAAGGAATAGGTTACGGCTACCTACAACCAAATTTGCTGGTTTTATACTAATTCCTAGCAGACATCCACTTCCCAGAACCACCTCAGAATTTGGATGGCATGAGTAGTAGCTTTTGCTCAAGAGACGCTCAGGAGTCCAGATCAGGATCCATAAGATTTACAGATCAAGATTCAGCTGCATTTGCAGAGCTGATTAGGGAAGCTTGAAAAATGCCTTCTCCTTACTATGGTTTTGAGATCTGAGACTGGGAAGATTAATTTAGAATCATAGTGATTGCCACTGAtcaagggaaagtttcttcctagctCCTCTAGTAGTTAAAGTTTGGCTTATATGTTTAAGCATGAAGATTTATATCACCTCCAAAACTCTTGCTTAAAAAACCCCCTTACTCTTACAACTTTTGTTactccatataaatgtccaattcttttttgaatcctgttaaaCTTTGGCCTCAGGTAACTTGTGGCAAAGGGCTCCATTGGCTAATTCTGTGCTGCTGTGAAGAAGTATTTTCTCCTAtcatttttaaatgtgctgcttTTCAATTTACTGCAGTACCTTCTGTGCCTGACTGTTCTTCCAGTGCAGAGGTCCAATTCCCAATGATTTCAAAGCTTCCTTTCCATCTTTATGAATCTTCAAGGCTTATTTACATACCTTTTGGAATTAATGATTTTGCTAAGGGAGTGGTAACTattttgccattttattttttgtctcccatgtttggaaattattttttaaagaaaagtattAACTTTTAATGTGCTTTAGTTTATCGGTTCCTTAGAAATTCTCTCTCCCTATCTGCCCTCAAAATATAACCACTTTCAACCATGACAAACCTGGGTGTGTGCAATTTATACACACTGTTCTTTTCTGATGGCTTCTTTTTCCTCTCCATTCAACAATATGAGTTCAATTAATTTTACTTTCTCCCGATGTATTAACAGTTGTACAAGGGAATTCCACTACGTTCAAAAGTGTTCTCCTCTCTTATACGTGTAGGTTTATTAGCAAGCATTTCCTAAGCCACAGAAAAATCTAGTTTCACAAATAGATCCGAGCCACTTCAACTGATGGCTTTCAATTTCTATCCACTGGGGGACGAAAAGGGAGGAGGAAGATTGTCAGAAACACTTTCGCTGAGCAGAAGAATGATTAGCAAAGAGGTCTTCATTGACTGCCACCCACCTACAGTCGATAGTACTCAAATGAATACGCCGACAGTGAACTATATAAGACAGGTGAATGGCTGCTAAAGGCGCATCCTGCTGTTTTGGGTTTCGAACCGATCGCTCCCCATTCACTCCCTTACCAAAGAAGTAAGTCTGCACTTGGAGGAAGAAGAAGGAAAGTCTCTTAGCAACTTAGAGATACCAGAATTGAGCAAAATTTGATTCTACTTCAAGGTAAGCGCTCCCCCTTGTTCTCTGTTTAGAGAGAGACACATTTTGCCAGGCTGCTGCAATTCTCTTTGTAATCAAGATGTGGTGGCTGGGGTTTAGCGATTTCTTTAATTATTCCACGGGTATTGTCACCACTTAGAATAATCAGGATCCGCTCGCCGCATCAATGAATGAAAGGCTAAATCTGTTCCTAATTCATTCCCAGAGCTAGTCATATGCAATAGCTGCCGGGGGAGGGCTGGAAACCTGAACCATTTTGGAGGCAGTTCGCTTGCTGTGAGATCTTTTTAACTCTTTTGGCAAAAGGGAGTTGGAAGCGATGCAAACATAAATCGGTTTGTAAATAACCGAATTATCCCCCCCTTTCATAATCCTAATTGTTTGCTATATTTAGAGTAGCTTACTTAAATGTATTAAGCTCTCTGCTAGGAGTCTCAGCCCGTCGTTATTGTGTTTGCCTTTTAAACAGCCTTTCATATTTCTCTCCGGTCCAAAATAATGAAACACCTCAGCATCcgttttcctaaaatacttatgGAAGTATCTTGGCTGTAGTATCCACACGTGTGTAATGTGCTCGCGTGGAGGGGTTGAGCTCTCACCCTGATATAGTAAAGCAAATTAGAGGTTtggacttttaaaatgtattcgtATCAGAACACGGGCTACATGGAACAATAAAGCGCCTAAATTCTCTTACCAGTCACCTAGCCAAGTCCCttaccccccctcctccccgaaTGCCAGGAGTTTGGTCAATGAAAGTGCCTAGTAGATTCCCAGAGatgaaaggaaaggaggacttgtgacaccttagagactaacaaatttattaaagcataagctttggtgagctacagctcacttcatcggatgcatctcacgaaagcttatgctctaataaatttgttagtctctaaggtgccacaagtcctcctttactttgtacagatacagactaagacggctgctactctgaaaccagagatgaAAGGCAAGCCCTTAACCAGAACGGGGGGAAACTGTCATTCTAAGGGGAGAGACCGAGAAAGGGTATTTTATATAATGAATATCAGTATGAGACTCCACGGCAATGCCAGAGTAGTGTGGGGATTTCTAGTTCTATGGTTTACAAGTCCTGGGAagatttctccctccttccccattaaAAGAAACGCCTCTGTCTCGGTTATTTGTGTCCAGCTGAAAGTTAAAACTGGCTGTGATTCCGCTGAATGACTAAAGCCTCAAGAGTGATCACACTGGGAGAAGAAAGCCAGGCAAATCCCCCAATAAAGCCCTGGATTGTAATATGTGCTGCTTGGTTAATACCCTTGTCCTAATCCGTGTCTATAAATGTGTCCTAAAGGGATCCGGGGTCTGAGATGAAACTGCAGCGCTTGGCGCGGTGGGCGGGGAAGTGTGGCGGGGCCAGGCAATCCCgagacccctcctcctcccccgccgccccccaccgccccgagcGCAGCGGGACTGGCACTAGCAAGGTCCCCAGCCCGGCAGCGCGCACTTGGAGATAGGGGCGCGAGAGGAGAGGGGGTGCGCTGAGCCCAGCGCCCTTGCGCCCAGCCGGCTCCCCTGTGCGCCCAGTGACACGCGCCTCCGCGGCGCTCCAGCCAGCCTGGTCCCAGCAGCGCTCTTCTTCCCCCGCGCCCTGCAGCCGGCTCAGTCAGCCCCATTGGATTCGCTCGCTTCCCCCACCCAGTGGGACAGGAGCCGGCCCCAGCATGAGGAGAGGGCTGGGTGCGGGCATGGCCAGGAGCTAACCGTGCTCTGCTCTCTCTTCTCCCAGGAGCCAGAGAGATGCGAGGGGCAAAGAGATGTCACGCTCTGCCTGCCATCTTCTTCCTGCTGCTCACTTCAGCCCCTGCGCCGCCGGGGGtcgagggcagcagcagggacctGGAGGCGCCAGGAGGGGACAGGAGGACTCTGCTCAATCTCCTCTTGCAAGCTATCGGGGACAGCGAGAGCCACCCGCTCCACCCCTCTCCAAGGGGGGACAGGGTGATCTCCCGGCGCTACAGCGGCAGCGCCCTCTACTCCGCAGCTGTGGACCAAGACCCCCGGGTGACctcctccgcctccgcctccaggGAGCGAGCAGGGGGGCAGGTGCCCCGGCTCTTCACCAGCTCCAGGCACGTAGGTAAGAGCAGCgtccctttcccccctcctttcccctccgcACCCCGGAACCCAGCAGGCGGGGGACGGGTTTCAGTCACTAACcgctcagcctctctccccatccctggcCTGGCGGAGGCAACTTGTCCTCAGCAGCTGCGGTACTTGTCAGACCTAGTCTGGGAGGAAGGGCGCGTCTCCCCTGCTCCCCCGAGGGCAATCACGCGCGTTGTCTTGTGCTCCGTGGGGATCTGTATTTCGACCCTGTCCTTTTATCTGCGGGAGCGGGACGTGCTGATGGCTTTAGAGCCAGCAGGAGCCAAGCTGACCGTCATCCTGGCTGGTCTGAGATCTGCCGCTTTCACGGGGATCCCTGCCGCGCCGAGGAGCTGGCCTGAGCCTTGTAGAAACACGGAAGCAGAAATCTGCTTCTCTTCTTCTTTCCCCCTTTGCCCCAGTGTCCTTGTCGCTGCTGCTCGGCTCCCGTTGCAGCCACCGCGGCGCGAAAGCTGCAAACTTTCGgtgcaggcagcagcaggagcagcgcGCGGATGTTTTGACTGGAGCCGAGCGCGTGGCCCGATGCCGCGGGATTGGATGCTGCTGCCCGTATCAACTGCAGAACTTTCCCCACCCTGTCCTTAAAAGTTTCTACCTAGGCGATTCCCACTCGCTTTCAGGTCCTCGGGTGCCTTGTTAGCCTTTAAGTGCTGCAGGTCTCCCGAGGCTAAGAGCCTGCGTTTACTCGTGAGCCGCTGTCCCTCTCCCTTACACACCGCAGGAAGTCAGATGACGGGCTGCAGCAGCGGAAAGCGCCGGGGTAGGGAGAGCCGCTGAGGGCGGGGGTGAGCCGCGGCAGCACGAGAGGCTCTTGCAGAACAGGGGCTTCTTTATCAATCGCCCTCGTTTCCAGGCGGCTCTACTCTCGGCAGCCCCTGGATTTGTTTCTGCCTTTGCGTCCCTCCCGGGGCAGACGCAAAGACAACTAGCAAACAAATATAGGAAGCGATTTGTTATCCTGCCGCCTCCGCTTTGGCTCCATTCCCCAAACTAGCAGTTCAGCTtgtctcggggtgtgtgtgtgtaggggggaggATAAAGTTACACCAAACTTACCAAATCATGCGGTCCTTATCCGGAGGTGTGAGAGGGGCAATCGAGTTTACTGGTGCCATGTGATTGTCACTTTGGCTGCAAAAATCGAGCTTCATActtttttgcaaaaacaaaactacTGAGTAGTTGTTTTAAATTAAGCCCTCCGCTTTTCACATTTACATTGACTTGTTCTCTCCTTGGGTCAGCACAGAAACAATTCGCAGGAAAACGAATTCCTACCCACATTCTGCGCTGGCAGTTGTGTTCTTCCTAGAATTAAGCACAGAGAAAATAACTGGTGTTACATTTAGCTCTGGATTTATTAATTCAAGATGTCTTCAGTTTTATTGACACTGACAGCACCATTTGGTCCAGATATTAATTAAATGTTAGCCACTTTCATGAGTCTGCGTGGGGGATATGCAGTTTAAGTTTCCTTCTTTTTGTGTGAAGAAGCTCAGAGTAGGTCAGAAACGTTGGTACCATTAAACAATGAGGTATGGCAGGGGACTGAATTGTGGGTTTGGGCACAAAAGTCAATTGTGTTGATCGACACAGATCAGGTACTAAGGTCTTATTGTGATAACATCTTGTATCCACTGATGATGCCAATACACTGAGTTACAGTGAATAGTTAGCAGAATTCTTTAATAGATAAGTGTACCACACAGTCTTTTGTCTATGTATGCTTAGGCTATGTACATTCTACAATAGTGGTATTTTTGTATGAAGGTAGCATTataagatttacaaaaagtagatTAAAGCATGAATGTATCCCAGCTGTAGCCCACTGGCGTTTTCCATCAGGCTCACTGCTGTTTCCTCCTGATGATGTTGAGGAAAAGACACATTAGAAAAGTTGACATGGCAAAAACAAATAAAGTTTGGCCCTTCAGTATTGTACTTATGCCTCTTCTATACATAGTTCTCGACTTCTGCTTTTCAAAGGGGCAGGAAGATGTAATTAGTGAATACAGTCCCAGAAAGGAGAGTATCCTTAATGAACCTGCCAGAGTTTCCTCCAGTGCTTAGACCACCAGTTTCCTGAAAAGAGAGGTGCCCAGGATGCATGATCTATCACTATCCTGGCTTGGACTACATGTGAGAAAACTGCAAATATGTCTGATTTTTCACTGGTCCCCTTTTCAAGGCAACATGCAGGATGCTTGACCAAGTTCCACCATAAGTAATTTATGCTCATGACTGGATGGTAAAAGGACAGAATAATTTCACCCCCTCGTCTATGGATAGAAATCCTCAGGCTGGGgagtgctatttaaaaaaatatatttttttttaaaaaaagcatgatAGATGCAAAAGAAGGATAAACCTTTTAGCGCTGAGAGCAGCCAGACTAACCCTGGTAGTTATGAAAAAGTCTACTAGAAAACATGTTCAGACAATATCCCCACAGATTCATGTGCTGACAAGAAGGGTGATAGCAGGGAACATAGGTATTGACATACTGGAAAAGACTAGTGGGCCATCAAATTCTGTATCCTGTCACTAAAAGTTGCTAATATCAGATGCTTTAAAGGAAGACATAATTATACAATACCTACCATAGAGGAAGTTTCTTATGcattaaaatataaaagttataagcatatacaatatttatatcATATCTAATGTAACGGTGACTCTTCATTACCCATATAAATCTCTATTTTTTAGAATCTTTTCTGATAGACAGAGAAATACTTTTGAGTGCAGTTCACACAGCATGGTTTCTTTCTCTTTAAAGACTTAGTTTTGGAGAATGTGGTGCTTGTGAAGAATGCAGAACTGATAACCTTGGAAACTACAGACCTCCAGTTATCCATAGAACAGGTACAACATGGTTAACCACCAAGTAAGCTTCCTCCCTGATCTAGAGAGAGCTTCTCTAGAGTTTAGAAATTTTCATGCTTATTCAGCTTCTGATTTACTGACACAATAGACAGCAAGGGTGCCAATTAGCACCTGTTTTTATGGCTGAGGTTTTTGAGGTGGTCACCCATCTACTTGGAACTGGACTTAGTTCATCAACTCTTTTCATTTATGTCAATGGCATGGTGACAACTTTTGTTTCAGATGGTCATAAAGTGTCTATTGAACTGGATTGATGAAGGGATTTCTCAGTCAGAAGGCTGGTTCAATCAGCTCAGGACTCAGGCAGAACTCCTTATTTGGATCATCACTCTTatgttcatttttgaaaatgatcaTTTTGTGTCAAATGACAATTCAGTACccctttttgtttcttctttcaaaaacaaaaggTACATGGAGCTATGGAACAGTAGGAGAAACACCTATTTTATGtgtccttcctttcccttttctgCTAGGAGCCATTCAATAAATTTGGAAAAAGAGGTCTTAGATTATACTAAATCATCTCATATTGTGCATGGAGACCATTATTTCCAGATCCAGTGAAGATGTCAGCTTCATcatcactttctctctctctactcaGAACCCAAGTCACAGGAACATCCATCGCCCAGATCCTTCCAAGTTACACTTGTAATTTTGATTAAGGAAAGTGAGCATCTATTCCCAGAGGGGTATTCAGACAAAGTAATATCTAGCAAACAAAAGACAATCTTCTGCTAGGATTTCTTCTAGAATGTGACTAAAAAGACACGTTGTTCCTTTGAAGAGTGTTATCCCTAATGGAGTTAAATTTGCTActgcaacatagaatcatagaatatcagggttggaagggacctcaggaggtcatctagtccaaccccctgctcaaagcaggaccaatccccaattaaatcatccataCTTTGAGCCTCTATAAGCCTGACAACTCGTCATATTAAGAAGCGtattttttgctttgaaaagttTTTATGGGTCCCTCCTTTTTGAACCATGATTGAAATTTTCTCCCTTCCCTATATGTAACTGTGGCTTCCTAATCATCATTACTCTGAGTACATGAGTTTTCAATTCAGccttttcatctgaaaattaaAGCAGTATTTTCCACAAAGATAAGGTGGTCCTCAGGTTATCTTCTAATTGAATGTTGGGGTAAATATAAACATTTCATTAATTTCATGAGAATTTCTTAGCTGCCTTTTATCCAAATACTTTCTTCAAAACAGGACAGCTTTGGTGTATCCTACATGCTAAAGTAGTCCTAAAAATTAAAAGACTGTATGTATTCACTATTCTTGCTTTTTGTAGAAGAAAGAGTCATCTAAATTCACAACAGCTAGATAGGTCAAATTTTGCCTTTGTTATGACAggacattattttaaaagatattagtTGATTTTTTTCCAGGATATTAGGCCACAAAGCCaggttctgttctcagttacaccagtataaattcAACAGACAACTTCAGATTTTAAATGATGTAATGGAGAACAGAACTGAGGCTGATGAAAAATAGGAACTTGCTAATTATTATAAAAATACTAGGAAATTAAAAAGTATGTTCTGTCATGATGCACATGGGATATTCCAGGCAGTGCCTATGCattctattaattattattatttattattattttcaatttTGAAATAACCTTTTCCTACTTATAATGTGAAAGTAAAGATTTCTGGATATTGGGAGAAAAGGAAATAACAGTTAATCGAAATTTTCCATTCTCCAGAATAACATGTTCACCAGACAGAACCACCCCTAAAGATCAGCTAAAGTAACAGATGGAGCCACTTTATAAGTAATTCTACTTTATTAAGTTAAGaagtcaaatatttttatttgacttCCTTAGTtaatcttaggtttcagagtagcagccgtgttagtctgtattcgcaaaaagaaaaggagtacttgtggcaccttagagacgaacaaatttgtttgagcataagctttcgtgagctacagctcacttcatgaatgcatctgatgaagtgagctgtagctcacaaaagcttatgctcaaataaatttgttagtctctaaggtgccacaagtactccttttcttttagttaatcTTGTGGTTCCAAATCTACAATTTGTGAGTCAATCATTTTTATTGGAAGGTTGGTGAGCAAGTCCTTCTgtgagctgcttccagccacttAATCCATGATTAAGGATTAGTAGTTTTGCTGTTTTGAAGGAAATAAATGGATAGGTAAGCAAAATTATAATTGTGTGTGTATTCAAAATCTAGTAGCTAATAGACAACAAATTAATTCTTATGGAGTAAAGAAACCATAGCATGTTTAGCTCTTCTGATTATCTTCTTGTTGAAGTAATTATCAAGAGCTATTTCAGCAGAATTTCTGGACAGTGTTTGTAGGATTATCAGGTTTCAGTTAGTTCACAGTTCGCTATTATTTTATAATGGCTAATGTGTATTTTGTATAGTTATTTTGGAAGGAAGATTATATTTAGCACAGGGTTATACCATGTGCTTTGCAATTCAACTAGCTCTTtgtgttttcttctgttttgagGGGAATCTAATAATATcgtgtttattatggtagtgcctaagagCCAACCAAGAATGgcgctccattgtgctaggtactgtacaaacaatgGATAGAGGGTGgttcttgccctgaagagcttacaaatgaaataggcaagacagacaaagggtaggggaaggggtagaacaccCAAGCCAGATGGCAGATGTGATGGCAGACCAAATTCAACCTGTATCAGtgctattattattgttttattttattttgttcctttATCTGACACCCTGTTTCTCTGTCCCAACTCCCCTCCCTGGAACGAACCTCTGTGATCTCAGTCTGTCCCCTCCATCTGTTCAGGAGCCATTTTAGACCCACCCTTTCCTACCAGATGAAATGTTACTTTGTATTATTACTGACatcaaatcatagaaatgtagggctagaagggaccttgagaagtcatcaagtccagccccctgtgctgaggcaggatcaagtaaacatAGACCATCCATGATAGGtttttgtccaatctgttcttaaaatcctcaactgatggggattctacaacctcctttggaagcctattctagagtttaactacccttttATAGCtagaaggtttttcctaatatctaacctaaatctcccttgatgcatattaagcccattatagcttgtcctaccttcagtggacatggagaacaactgatcccagtcctctttataataaccttaacatatttgaagactgttatcaggtccacctcaaacatgcccagtttttaaaatttttcatcaTAGTTCAAGTTTTCTAAAGCTCTTATCAAtttttcctctggactctttttttcaatttgtccacatctttcctaaagtgtggcactcagaattggacacagtactccagatgaggcctcaccagaaccaagtagagtgggacactTACCTCCTGTGTGTTACATAAAacagtcctgttaatacagcccaaAATGATATTACCCTTTCTCACAATTGCATCATCTTGTTGACTCACATTCAGTTTGTGGTCCACCAAAACCCCTGATCCTTTTCAGTGATATTACaaccagttattcctcattttgtagtagTGCATCAGATTTTTTCCTTACTAAGTAAGTTCTTTGCACTTGCCTGCATTGACTTCTGACTAATTCTCCAAAATTTGTCAAGATTTTTtgatttctaatcctgtcctccaaaatcgCTGCAATCCCGTctagtttggtatcatctgcaaactttttaaGCATTCTCTACACTTCATTATTTAAGtaagggatcagcaacctttggcaagaGGCCCATCAgagaaatccgctggtgggccgggatggtttgtttacctgcagagtccgcaggttcggccaattgcagctcccactggccgcggttcgccattccaggccaatggggactgcgggaagtggcggccagcacatccctcggcccgcgctgcttcccacagcccccattggcctggaacggcaaaccgtggccagtgggagctgcgatcggttgaacctgcggacgctgcaatTAAACCGTgccagcccaccagcagatttccctcatgggccacgtgccaaaggttgccgatccccaatctaagtcattaatgaacaTATTAAATAGCACTGATCCtggcaggaccccactagatacaccctcccagtctgacagaACACCATTGATAACTACTATTTGAGTTTGGTTTTTCAACtagttatgcacctaccttaaAGTAATTCAtcctagaccacatttccctagtttataaGAATGTCATCTTTATCTTGGCTCTTAATTTAAATAATCTCCACACAGAATAGGAATACGTGTTCCCTGAGCCCCAAGCACAGGGCAAGTGTTAAAGGGTTAGGGTTGTCATTGAATTTACTGAGGTCTCAGTGGGTTACAATTGTGCTGCTACAGTTTCTCACCTGATGGTTCTGCCCTCAGGATTATTGTGCACAGTATCACACCTACATTTTGAAATCACTATGTGTGTGCCTGCCAAACAGGGTTTGACATGCTGTAAAGGGATATGGACTCAC includes:
- the ALKAL1 gene encoding ALK and LTK ligand 1; amino-acid sequence: MRGAKRCHALPAIFFLLLTSAPAPPGVEGSSRDLEAPGGDRRTLLNLLLQAIGDSESHPLHPSPRGDRVISRRYSGSALYSAAVDQDPRVTSSASASRERAGGQVPRLFTSSRHVEIFPRDSNLKDKFIKHFTGPVSFSAECSKHFHRLYHNTRDCSTPAYYKRCARLLTRLAMSPLCTQP